Within Equus przewalskii isolate Varuska chromosome 9, EquPr2, whole genome shotgun sequence, the genomic segment TATCCTTGTGCCGGCACCGCACTGTtataattactgtagctttataattaGTCTGATATTGGGCAGAACAAGTTCTCTTCCTTTCGTTGtttcttttcaagaatttttgGGTTATTCTTGCCAAtgtgtattttcatataaattttagaatcaagaGGTTTTTCAAGACAAACACATAAAACTGTTGGAACTTTTCTTGGTATCCCATTGACTCTACAGAACGATTCAGGGAGAGACATTTTCCTAGGGAGTATTCCAATCTGTAAACAGAGCATCtctctacatttatttaggtcttatttaATGTCTCAATAATGTTGTTGCATCACACTTTTTGGTAGATTTTTGCCATCTTTGGATGCTTTTGTTAATGGTTTATTTACGTTAAATATAAACCATATTGATGTTTGTAGAATtgatattgattttgtatctagTAACTTCAGTCagcttattagttctaataatttatctgtagattctttttgattttcaatGTCTataatcatttcatctgcaaaggactgtttttttaattccttctcaATCCTtagctttcatttgtttttcttgccgtGTTGCACTGGCTGAGacctccaatacaatgttgagaAGAAGCAGTGATaggtggcatccttgtcttgttcttgactGCAAAAAGTAAATTCACTGTTTTGCCAAAAATGTAGgtgtctgtttgtttttcagatCTGTAATTGATGTTGATTTTCAGGCAAAGTAGGAACAGCTGTGTTAATATATAGTTTTAGCAGCTATTGATGATCAGTACTAGATAGATTTTTCATTAGGGGTTGGAAATGGGTAATGATCTAATTCTagaattctttttgcttttgttagcTGGAATTCTTCAATAAAGAAAAGCAttctttcctggggctggcctggtggcgtagtggttaagtttgcatgctctgctttggcagcttggggttcgtgggtttggatcccgggtgcggacctacgcattactcatcaagccatgctgtggtggcgtcccacatataaaatagaggaagactggcacagatgttgctcagggtgaatcttcctcaagcaaaaataggaggattggcaacagatgttagctcagggccaatcttcctcaccaaaagaaagaaagaaagaaagaaaagcattctcTCATCAACTATTTGGTTCCTCTGAGGTACATTTCCTATGGTAAAGGCATGATCaatgcttgatttttttcctttatttaactttttttcagaataatgagTTGGTTCCCTCACTTCCTCCATGGAGATcaatgagtttggttttgtttttagtatgATGAACGCATGAATTTAAACTTAATTGATGTTATGttggtttcctatggctgctgtggCAAACTACCACGAACTTGGTGGcgtaaaacaacaggaatttattctcttaaGTTTTGGAGGCCCGAAGTCTGAAGTCCCGTTCCCTGGGCTGAATGAAGGTGTCGTCTGGGCACTGCTCCcacagaggctctaggggagaagccatttcttgcctctttcagcttctggttgCTTCCGTCATTCTTTGGCCGTGACCACAtcattctaatctctgcctctgggtcacattgccttctcctcttctgtgtctaGTCTTTCTCAGCCTCTGTTGTATAAGGACACTCATGATTATATTTAGGGCTCACTCTATCCAGAATAATCTCATCTCAAGGTCCGTAATTTAATCAAAtctatagtctttttttttttttgccgtaTAAGGTGATATTCGGAGGTTCTAGGGATCAGGACATGGATGTATTTTGGGAGGGTGTTACTCAGCCTACACAGGTGTGCTTTAGTCCGTTATCATTGCAGGTGTTCTTTCTGATGCTCATATTGTGTTATCTTCGGCCTCTAGGAACACCTTCGTGTTATCTCCTACATGTTGGTCCTTTTGAAATGACTCCAGTCATCTTTGATGACTTCCATGTTTTCTCGCATCTCAAGATGTCCCAGATGTTCTTGTGCCTTTCCAGCCTCAGAACTGGTATAATTAATTTTTCCAAGGAGCTCCAGTTTCTTTTAGTGGGAAATTGTATTTAGAGACCACAGTCTGGTCATTAGGGGTGCTCATTGCCATTAGGTTGACGTTGCTTTTAGGCCTTTTTGGGTGGAAAGAGCCAGGAAGTAGACacatttttagaaagagaaaaatgatgtctGTGCTTCTCTACCTCGTTGATTTGTATGTCTTTCTTCATGCTGAAAATCTTAGTTTCTAGTAATAATAGCATAATTATTATTTGCTTCCTCCTAATACCAAGATAACTGCTAATAATAAGAGTAGTGAATGAAGTTTAAGACTTATTTGCAGTTCGTTTTGTCCTTAGGCTCTGTCCTACTTGCTAAAATGAAGGCTTTTTTGTGACTTGATATAATACTCCAGTATGCCACCGAGTTTGACATACACttagatcttttttattttatttttttaagattttttttaattttttccccttttctccccaaagccccccagtacatagttgtatattcttcgttgtgggtccttcttgttgtggcatgtgggacgctgcctcagcgtggtttgatgagcagtgccatgtccgggcccaggatttgaaccaacgaaacactgggccacctgcagcggagcgcgtgaacttaaccactcggccacaggggcaGCCCCTACACTTAGATCTTTTTGagccacttttaaaatttttagggattgtttttattaaaattcatgtATGTAAACTATTTTTGTAGTTCCAAAGTCAAAACTGAAAAAGAGGGTACATTCAGAGGGGTCCAACTTGTCGCCCTGTTGCCACCTCTGTTCCTCCTTTCGTCATAGGTAacctactttttaaagtttttgatttatccttatatatttttgaaaatatgaacatGTATAACTTATAATTCCCCTCTTTTCTTTCACATAAAGAGACGTAATAAACATTGTTCTTCACTGTTTTTAAACGTACATCCTGGCCGTCATTTGGTGACAGGATATAGAgatcttcattcctttctacagTTTGGAAAGTCAACTATCTTTGTTGACACACATTTCGGTTGTTTCCACGCTTTTGCTATTACAGATGGTGCTGCAACGAATAGCCTTGTGTGTCGATCTTTTTCTCAAGGAAGGGTTTTGAGCACAGTAATGACCTGATCGGACGTGCATTTTAGAAGAAGTCCTCTGGGGAACGGGAGGCGGTGACACCTAGCTGGGAGGCCAGCGAGGCGGCGGGGGCCAggagctcagggctaggctttcAGGGGTATAGAGAAGGACGGATGGATGACGTATTTTGAACTCACACGGCTGTGCCCTCCCTGTGGGATGGGTTGGGGTGATGTGGCCTCACGCGGAGGAGCTGGAGGACAGGGACCATGGGGGCAGCTGGGAGGGATGGGAAGGGGGAGGTGAAGCGGCGCGTGCCCAGCCCCGCGGAGGGGTGAGGATGATGTGATCGCCCCCCCAGCTCTGGCTCTCCCTCTTCCACCCAGGGTGTCGCGCTTGGCGTCCGAGAAGCGCGAGCTGGAGGCGCAGCTGGGCCGCTCCCGCGAGGAGGCGCTGGCCGGGCGCGCGGCGCGCCAGGAGGCCGAGAGCCTGCGCGCGCTCGTGCGCggcctggagctggagctgcGGCAGGAGCGCGGCCTCGGGCCCCGCGGGGCCGGCCGCCGCGGCCAGGAGTGCCGCCGCCTGGCCAAGGAGGTGagggggcgggcggcggcggggcggccgTGGGGGCGCAGGCCGCGGCCTCAGTGGGGACCTCTGCGCCCCTGTTCCATCCCCGCAGCTGGAGGAAGCGAAGGCGTCGGAGCGGAGCCTGCGCACGCGGCTGAAGACGCTCAGCAGCGAGCTGGCGCTGTACCGGAGGGGGTgagggcggggcgggcgcggggcctGGCAGGTGGGCGGGGCCGACTCCGGCGTGGGAGGCGCCCGGAGAGTGGAGGGGGCGGGTGGCCTGAGAGTGGGCGGGGATGGAGGGGTAGGAGGGGCATAAGGGGCTGAATGGGACAGAGGGACGTACTCTGGGTTCGGTGGGCGGGGCCGGTGGAGAGATGGCAGGGCTGGAGGCGGCCTCAGGAGGCTGGGCCTGCAGATGGGGACCCGaaaggggcggggcctgagcgTCTAGTGGAGTGAGAGGGCGGGGCCCGGGAGATGGGGATCTGGACCAGGTCCTCTGGCATTTATGGGGCTGGGTGGTGGAAAATTGGGAATGGTTTCCATGGCGCTGGGGGACACCTCAAGAAGGGTCCTGTGCACGGGGTGTGCTGGATGTAGGGAAGCGATAACGGGTTCTTCTAGGGGGCTCTGTGGGGCTCCGAGAGGGGTGGAGCCCGGGAGAAGGTGTCTATGAGGGTGGTGTGCAAGGGCGGGAACGGCTAGGAGATGATGGGGGGCTGGACCTGAAGGTTCGGAGACGGTTCGATCCGGGAAGGGGCTTGGGATGCGAGTGTCCTGGCCGGCGGGAAACCGACAGTGCGTCCTGGGCTGCAGGAGACGGACTCCGCCGGTGGGGCCGCCCGCGGCCCGGGAGGATCGGGCCTCGTCGTCCCGGGAGCGCTCCACGTCGCGTGGCCGCGGCGCCGCCCGCTCGTCCTCCCGAGAGAGCGGCCGCGGAGGCCGGGGTCGAGGCCGCCCTGCCCGCCCCTCGCCCTCGCCCACAGGTGTGTGCCGGGCGCCCGTGGGAGGGGGTGGAACGGACTAGAACGCGGAGGAGCCATCCCGTAACCCCGCCTCCTCTTCgctccacccccgccccgcccccgtccTAGGTGGTCGCGTGCCCCGTTTCGACCCCACAGCCTTTGTGAAAGCcaaggagaagaagcagagagagatcaAGATGAAGTTAGCGCGCATTTCCCCTCTCCTGCCCATACCCCGCCCCTTTGCCTGGTCCCCTGACCTGTGCCCTCATCTATCCCGGTCTCCATCACCTGTCTCCATCACCTGTCGCCTGCTccatctctccccttcccctagcGGCTCCCTCTTCTCACCTGACACCCCCCTGGCACGGTCTGTGACTCCGCATGCTTTCTCCCTACTTAGGCCACGTGACCTCAGGTGGGTCAGCGGCCTTGGCTGTGGTCCCCGGGGGCGCAGCGCCGCCCTTCCCCATATTGCTTGGGCGCACAGGCGGGCGTCTCCTTCCCGCTCCCCAGACAGCAGCAGCGGAACCGACTGGGCAGCGGAGGAAGCGGGGACGGCCCGTCCATCTCCTGGTCTCGCCAGACTCGGGCCCCCGCCGCCGTGAGCGGCCGAGGGGACGCGGCCACCCGCTCGCGGAACCGCCCCTCCTCGGGTAACGGGGCGGAGcgcggccggcgggcgggcggggcggcgggcggggcggagGCTGAGCGCGTCCTTCTCCCCCTAGTGGACAGTGTGCGCAGCCGCGGCTCGTCCGCCAGCTCCTGCAGCGAGTTGGAGGATTTCTCGGAATCGCTGCCTAGAGGGTAAAACTCGGGCTGGGGACCGACCGCCTCCAGCGGGTGTCTGCGGAGACTGGAAACAGTCTTCTGCGGGGAAACTGGGTGCTGGAGCCTTGAAACGACGGAGGGCGGGGTGGGAGGGCCCAAAGACCCCCAATGGTCCctgattcctccctcccccagcgcTGGCCGCCGCGGGAAGCCGCCCAGCCCCACCACCTGGAGCGGGTCCAGCAGGGTGCGTGTCCTTCTCgggccctggaggaggtggggcggCATGACACCACCGGAAGCCAGGTCGGGGGGATGCTGGGGGCAGAGGACGCTGGTCAGAGCACCTGCTCTGGCCTCGAATTGCCGGATCTCAAACCTGGCTCCCCATCCTGTCACGTCTGACTCACGGTAGTTACTTAGCTCTCCGTGCCTCGGTTTCTTTATCGGTGAAGTGGGGTTGGTTAGACTATTCACGTCAAGGGTTCTGGGGCAGATGCGAGGAGGTCATTTTGCACAGAGGAAGTGCCCCTTAGGTGTCAGCCTTCATTTTTTCTGAGGTCTTTAGGTTCAGAATTTCCAGTAGGATGTAGGGGGCAGGAATAGAGGGAGGGTGCCTCACCCCCTCGTGCCTCCCCCAGCAGCAGAAGGCCACGCCCCTGGAACGCGGCCGCCATCAGAGACGCCTGGCCCATTCGGGGGGCTGGGTCCCCATTAAAGGTGAGCCTGGGCCTCTTCCtcccccccacctgccccagggctggctgggatgGCGCCCAGGGCGCTGGTTGGCCGCGAGCTCCCGGGGctcaggcccctcccagccccatgcCCCCTGCTCACGCAGACTACAGCTCGGACCACCAGGCGGCCGACATGGCCGAGATAGACGCCCGCCTGAAGGCCTTGCAGGAATACATGAGCCGGCTGGACACGCGGTCGTGACCGGGTAGGGGAGCCGGCCTCTGCATCTCCATCCCCCGGGAGACGacgtgggggcggggcctgcgtcCTTCCggccccgcccaggccccgcccgTCCGCTCCGGGTCTCAGACTGGAGGCCCtgaccccgccccctccccctgcgTTGCctgctgggggggaggggtaggtgcattttgtaaataaactctCCTTTGGGATCCCTCAGCTTATGACTAAGGGTGGCGGAGGAGAGGGAGGTGTGGGGAATGGGTGCGGGTGGCATTGGGACCTGTGTGTGTTTCTGGGCCCGTCTGTGCCTGGGAGGCAGCTTGGGGTTCAGGCTCAGGAAGAAGTCCCGACCTCCCTAAAGCAATGAGAGTGGGGAGCAATGGTAGTGAGCAGCCCGTCCCCAAAGGAGTCCATGCAGAGAGGCACAGACGTCGTTGGCTGTGTGGTGGAGAGGAGGTGTTTGCAGCAGGGTTCATTGCCCCAGGGGACCCCGACCTGCTGTGAGTGACTCGTGGGTCGACTTGGTGCTGATTTCTGCCCTCTGCCCGGAAACCTCTGGGTTCTGAGCTGTGACGTGGCTTCTGAGCTGGGATCTCGGGGGTCTTGGTTCAGGGTTTGGGTCTCTGGGTTCTGGGCACCAGGGAGGACAgagtgctgggagctgggggagtgGTTGGGTcatgagggaggcagagaggaagggaggcaggtggCAGGACACAGGGTCACAGTGAGTGCATCTTTattggagggggaggcagggggttTCTGActggagggggcaggcagggcctCAGTCTTGGTAGTGTGGCCAAGTCTGGATGATTTCATAGAGCCGGTCACCTGGAGAGAGTGTGTCCTGCACGTCCCGGTGTCCTTTGACCTCATACTTGGGAGTCAGGGCGCCCCGAGCCACACCACAAGCCAGCAGACTCTGGGCTGCCCTGAGGGCTCGTTGCGGGGGTGCCCGatctggggaggcagaggcaggagtcaGGCTGGGCCCTGGACGGGCAGAGGTCCAGGGGGCAGTGGTTCCCATGGTGCCCTCCCAGCTGGCCCTCTAGGGCCCAGATCGGTCTCTGCCACTCCCTAGCCGTGgctccacctctctgtgcctcagtttcctcactgtgacAGGACAGAATCATGGCAGCTGGCCCCAGGGCTGTGGGACGATAACATGTCACTTTGTGCACAGAGGAAGCCCTCAGCAAGGGTCGGCTGTCAAGATCCTTGCTGAGCCTCCTTTCTCGGCCCCAGACCTCGGGCTCCTGCCCACAGGGTAGTGGCCATTCACCCTGTGCTCCTTCGGGTCCGTGGATGGGCCCAAGACCCTGGTACAGATGACCGAATCCTCCCCAGGACCGCGGGCTGGAAACGGTCATGTCCAGAGGGGACAATGAGGCTCCGAAAAGCAGGTCACTAGCCCGAGGTCACAGAGCTTGTAGGTGGCAGAGCCTCTGAACCACCACCCACCACGCCCTGCGGTCCCCCAGGCCCATGTCCGCGCCTGTCCCGACGGCTGGACAGTCACTTACCCATGTAGTTACCCATGAAGCTGATGCCGATGGACTTGGAGTTCCAGCCTCCTCCTGCGTGGGCGCCCTGAATGTCCCAGCCCCGGCCCTCATACACAAGCCCATCTTCTCCGATCAGGaag encodes:
- the CCDC61 gene encoding centrosomal protein CCDC61 isoform X8, translated to MDQPAGLQVDYVFRGVEHAVRVVVSGQVLELEVEDRMTADQWRGEFDASFIEDLTHKTGNFKQFNIFCNMLESALTQSSESVTLDLLTYTDLESLRNRKMGGRPGALASRSAQLNSKRYLILIYSVEFDRIHYPLPLPYQGKPDPVVLQRVIRSLKEELGRLRGLDGQDARDTRETELWHLREQVSRLASEKRELEAQLGRSREEALAGRAARQEAESLRALVRGLELELRQERGLGPRGAGRRGQECRRLAKELEEAKASERSLRTRLKTLSSELALYRRGRRTPPVGPPAAREDRASSSRERSTSRGRGAARSSSRESGRGGRGRGRPARPSPSPTGGRVPRFDPTAFVKAKEKKQREIKMKQQQRNRLGSGGSGDGPSISWSRQTRAPAAVSGRGDAATRSRNRPSSVDSVRSRGSSASSCSELEDFSESLPRGAGRRGKPPSPTTWSGSSRQKATPLERGRHQRRLAHSGGWVPIKDYSSDHQAADMAEIDARLKALQEYMSRLDTRS
- the CCDC61 gene encoding centrosomal protein CCDC61 isoform X3; the protein is MDQPAGLQVDYVFRGVEHAVRVVVSGQVLELEVEDRMTADQWRGEFDASFIEDLTHKTGNFKQFNIFCNMLESALTQSSESVTLDLLTYTDLESLRNRKMGGRPGALASRSAQLNSKRYLILIYSVEFDRIHYPLPLPYQGKPDPVVLQRVIRSLKEELGRLRGLDGQDARDTRETELWHLREQVSRLASEKRELEAQLGRSREEALAGRAARQEAESLRALVRGLELELRQERGLGPRGAGRRGQECRRLAKELEEAKASERSLRTRLKTLSSELALYRRGRRTPPVGPPAAREDRASSSRERSTSRGRGAARSSSRESGRGGRGRGRPARPSPSPTGGRVPRFDPTAFVKAKEKKQREIKMKQQQRNRLGSGGSGDGPSISWSRQTRAPAAVSGRGDAATRSRNRPSSVDSVRSRGSSASSCSELEDFSESLPRGAGRRGKPPSPTTWSGSSRVRVLLGPWRRWGGMTPPEARSGGCWGQRTLVRAPALASNCRISNLAPHPVTSDSRSRRPRPWNAAAIRDAWPIRGAGSPLKTTARTTRRPTWPR
- the CCDC61 gene encoding centrosomal protein CCDC61 isoform X13, which translates into the protein MLESALTQSSESVTLDLLTYTDLESLRNRKMGGRPGALASRSAQLNSKRYLILIYSVEFDRIHYPLPLPYQGKPDPVVLQRVIRSLKEELGRLRGLDGQDARDTRETELWHLREQVSRLASEKRELEAQLGRSREEALAGRAARQEAESLRALVRGLELELRQERGLGPRGAGRRGQECRRLAKELEEAKASERSLRTRLKTLSSELALYRRGRRTPPVGPPAAREDRASSSRERSTSRGRGAARSSSRESGRGGRGRGRPARPSPSPTGGRVPRFDPTAFVKAKEKKQREIKMKQQQRNRLGSGGSGDGPSISWSRQTRAPAAVSGRGDAATRSRNRPSSVDSVRSRGSSASSCSELEDFSESLPRGAGRRGKPPSPTTWSGSSRQQKATPLERGRHQRRLAHSGGWVPIKDYSSDHQAADMAEIDARLKALQEYMSRLDTRS
- the CCDC61 gene encoding centrosomal protein CCDC61 isoform X12 produces the protein MDQPAGLQVDYVFRGVEHAVRVVVSGQVLELEVEDRMTADQWRGEFDASFIEDLTHKTGNFKQFNIFCNMLESALTQSSESVTLDLLTYTDLESLRNRKMGGRPGALASRSAQLNSKRYLILIYSVEFDRIHYPLPLPYQGKPDPVVLQRVIRSLKEELGRLRGLDGQDARDTRETELWHLREQVSRLASEKRELEAQLGRSREEALAGRAARQEAESLRALVRGLELELRQERGLGPRGAGRRGQECRRLAKELEEAKASERSLRTRLKTLSSELALYRRGRRTPPVGPPAAREDRASSSRERSTSRGRGAARSSSRESGRGGRGRGRPARPSPSPTGGRVPRFDPTAFVKAKEKKQREIKMKQQQRNRLGSGGSGDGPSISWSRQTRAPAAVSGRGDAATRSRNRPSSVDSVRSRGSSASSCSELEDFSESLPRGSRRPRPWNAAAIRDAWPIRGAGSPLKTTARTTRRPTWPR
- the CCDC61 gene encoding centrosomal protein CCDC61 isoform X7; translated protein: MDQPAGLQVDYVFRGVEHAVRVVVSGQVLELEVEDRMTADQWRGEFDASFIEDLTHKTGNFKQFNIFCNMLESALTQSSESVTLDLLTYTDLESLRNRKMGGRPGALASRSAQLNSKRYLILIYSVEFDRIHYPLPLPYQGKPDPVVLQRVIRSLKEELGRLRGLDGQDARDTRETELWHLREQVSRLASEKRELEAQLGRSREEALAGRAARQEAESLRALVRGLELELRQERGLGPRGAGRRGQECRRLAKELEEAKASERSLRTRLKTLSSELALYRRGRRTPPVGPPAAREDRASSSRERSTSRGRGAARSSSRESGRGGRGRGRPARPSPSPTGGRVPRFDPTAFVKAKEKKQREIKMKQQQRNRLGSGGSGDGPSISWSRQTRAPAAVSGRGDAATRSRNRPSSVDSVRSRGSSASSCSELEDFSESLPRGAGRRGKPPSPTTWSGSSRQQKATPLERGRHQRRLAHSGGWVPIKDYSSDHQAADMAEIDARLKALQEYMSRLDTRS
- the CCDC61 gene encoding centrosomal protein CCDC61 isoform X10 → MGLSYLCSPFQAQKQQQVTLAMDQPAGLQVDYVFRGVEHAVRVVVSGQVLELEVEDRMTADQWRGEFDASFIEDLTHKTGNFKQFNIFCNMLESALTQSSESVTLDLLTYTDLESLRNRKMGGRPGALASRSAQLNSKRYLILIYSVEFDRIHYPLPLPYQGKPDPVVLQRVIRSLKEELGRLRGLDGQDARDTRETELWHLREQVSRLASEKRELEAQLGRSREEALAGRAARQEAESLRALVRGLELELRQERGLGPRGAGRRGQECRRLAKELEEAKASERSLRTRLKTLSSELALYRRGRRTPPVGPPAAREDRASSSRERSTSRGRGAARSSSRESGRGGRGRGRPARPSPSPTGGRVPRFDPTAFVKAKEKKQREIKMKQQQRNRLGSGGSGDGPSISWSRQTRAPAAVSGRGDAATRSRNRPSSVDSVRSRGSSASSCSELEDFSESLPRGRRPRPWNAAAIRDAWPIRGAGSPLKTTARTTRRPTWPR
- the CCDC61 gene encoding centrosomal protein CCDC61 isoform X1 — translated: MGLSYLCSPFQAQKQQQVTLAMDQPAGLQVDYVFRGVEHAVRVVVSGQVLELEVEDRMTADQWRGEFDASFIEDLTHKTGNFKQFNIFCNMLESALTQSSESVTLDLLTYTDLESLRNRKMGGRPGALASRSAQLNSKRYLILIYSVEFDRIHYPLPLPYQGKPDPVVLQRVIRSLKEELGRLRGLDGQDARDTRETELWHLREQVSRLASEKRELEAQLGRSREEALAGRAARQEAESLRALVRGLELELRQERGLGPRGAGRRGQECRRLAKELEEAKASERSLRTRLKTLSSELALYRRGRRTPPVGPPAAREDRASSSRERSTSRGRGAARSSSRESGRGGRGRGRPARPSPSPTGGRVPRFDPTAFVKAKEKKQREIKMKQQQRNRLGSGGSGDGPSISWSRQTRAPAAVSGRGDAATRSRNRPSSVDSVRSRGSSASSCSELEDFSESLPRGAGRRGKPPSPTTWSGSSRVRVLLGPWRRWGGMTPPEARSGGCWGQRTLVRAPALASNCRISNLAPHPVTSDSRSRRPRPWNAAAIRDAWPIRGAGSPLKTTARTTRRPTWPR
- the CCDC61 gene encoding centrosomal protein CCDC61 isoform X14, which produces MLESALTQSSESVTLDLLTYTDLESLRNRKMGGRPGALASRSAQLNSKRYLILIYSVEFDRIHYPLPLPYQGKPDPVVLQRVIRSLKEELGRLRGLDGQDARDTRETELWHLREQVSRLASEKRELEAQLGRSREEALAGRAARQEAESLRALVRGLELELRQERGLGPRGAGRRGQECRRLAKELEEAKASERSLRTRLKTLSSELALYRRGRRTPPVGPPAAREDRASSSRERSTSRGRGAARSSSRESGRGGRGRGRPARPSPSPTGGRVPRFDPTAFVKAKEKKQREIKMKQQQRNRLGSGGSGDGPSISWSRQTRAPAAVSGRGDAATRSRNRPSSVDSVRSRGSSASSCSELEDFSESLPRGAGRRGKPPSPTTWSGSSRQKATPLERGRHQRRLAHSGGWVPIKDYSSDHQAADMAEIDARLKALQEYMSRLDTRS
- the CCDC61 gene encoding centrosomal protein CCDC61 isoform X5 codes for the protein MGLSYLCSPFQAQKQQQVTLAMDQPAGLQVDYVFRGVEHAVRVVVSGQVLELEVEDRMTADQWRGEFDASFIEDLTHKTGNFKQFNIFCNMLESALTQSSESVTLDLLTYTDLESLRNRKMGGRPGALASRSAQLNSKRYLILIYSVEFDRIHYPLPLPYQGKPDPVVLQRVIRSLKEELGRLRGLDGQDARDTRETELWHLREQVSRLASEKRELEAQLGRSREEALAGRAARQEAESLRALVRGLELELRQERGLGPRGAGRRGQECRRLAKELEEAKASERSLRTRLKTLSSELALYRRGRRTPPVGPPAAREDRASSSRERSTSRGRGAARSSSRESGRGGRGRGRPARPSPSPTGGRVPRFDPTAFVKAKEKKQREIKMKQQQRNRLGSGGSGDGPSISWSRQTRAPAAVSGRGDAATRSRNRPSSVDSVRSRGSSASSCSELEDFSESLPRGAGRRGKPPSPTTWSGSSRQQKATPLERGRHQRRLAHSGGWVPIKDYSSDHQAADMAEIDARLKALQEYMSRLDTRS
- the CCDC61 gene encoding centrosomal protein CCDC61 isoform X4, giving the protein MDQPAGLQVDYVFRGVEHAVRVVVSGQVLELEVEDRMTADQWRGEFDASFIEDLTHKTGNFKQFNIFCNMLESALTQSSESVTLDLLTYTDLESLRNRKMGGRPGALASRSAQLNSKRYLILIYSVEFDRIHYPLPLPYQGKPDPVVLQRVIRSLKEELGRLRGLDGQDARDTRETELWHLREQVSRLASEKRELEAQLGRSREEALAGRAARQEAESLRALVRGLELELRQERGLGPRGAGRRGQECRRLAKELEEAKASERSLRTRLKTLSSELALYRRGRRTPPVGPPAAREDRASSSRERSTSRGRGAARSSSRESGRGGRGRGRPARPSPSPTGGRVPRFDPTAFVKAKEKKQREIKMKQQQRNRLGSGGSGDGPSISWSRQTRAPAAVSGRGDAATRSRNRPSSVDSVRSRGSSASSCSELEDFSESLPRGAGRRGKPPSPTTWSGSSRVRVLLGPWRRWGGMTPPEARSGGCWGQRTLVRAPALASNCRISNLAPHPVTSDSRRRPRPWNAAAIRDAWPIRGAGSPLKTTARTTRRPTWPR
- the CCDC61 gene encoding centrosomal protein CCDC61 isoform X2, giving the protein MGLSYLCSPFQAQKQQQVTLAMDQPAGLQVDYVFRGVEHAVRVVVSGQVLELEVEDRMTADQWRGEFDASFIEDLTHKTGNFKQFNIFCNMLESALTQSSESVTLDLLTYTDLESLRNRKMGGRPGALASRSAQLNSKRYLILIYSVEFDRIHYPLPLPYQGKPDPVVLQRVIRSLKEELGRLRGLDGQDARDTRETELWHLREQVSRLASEKRELEAQLGRSREEALAGRAARQEAESLRALVRGLELELRQERGLGPRGAGRRGQECRRLAKELEEAKASERSLRTRLKTLSSELALYRRGRRTPPVGPPAAREDRASSSRERSTSRGRGAARSSSRESGRGGRGRGRPARPSPSPTGGRVPRFDPTAFVKAKEKKQREIKMKQQQRNRLGSGGSGDGPSISWSRQTRAPAAVSGRGDAATRSRNRPSSVDSVRSRGSSASSCSELEDFSESLPRGAGRRGKPPSPTTWSGSSRVRVLLGPWRRWGGMTPPEARSGGCWGQRTLVRAPALASNCRISNLAPHPVTSDSRRRPRPWNAAAIRDAWPIRGAGSPLKTTARTTRRPTWPR
- the CCDC61 gene encoding centrosomal protein CCDC61 isoform X6, with translation MGLSYLCSPFQAQKQQQVTLAMDQPAGLQVDYVFRGVEHAVRVVVSGQVLELEVEDRMTADQWRGEFDASFIEDLTHKTGNFKQFNIFCNMLESALTQSSESVTLDLLTYTDLESLRNRKMGGRPGALASRSAQLNSKRYLILIYSVEFDRIHYPLPLPYQGKPDPVVLQRVIRSLKEELGRLRGLDGQDARDTRETELWHLREQVSRLASEKRELEAQLGRSREEALAGRAARQEAESLRALVRGLELELRQERGLGPRGAGRRGQECRRLAKELEEAKASERSLRTRLKTLSSELALYRRGRRTPPVGPPAAREDRASSSRERSTSRGRGAARSSSRESGRGGRGRGRPARPSPSPTGGRVPRFDPTAFVKAKEKKQREIKMKQQQRNRLGSGGSGDGPSISWSRQTRAPAAVSGRGDAATRSRNRPSSVDSVRSRGSSASSCSELEDFSESLPRGAGRRGKPPSPTTWSGSSRQKATPLERGRHQRRLAHSGGWVPIKDYSSDHQAADMAEIDARLKALQEYMSRLDTRS